A single window of Gossypium arboreum isolate Shixiya-1 chromosome 13, ASM2569848v2, whole genome shotgun sequence DNA harbors:
- the LOC108461849 gene encoding dynamin-related protein 4C-like isoform X1, producing the protein MISYDEAGSGSIGVINDYEDSQPATPSMEQPMVVGAAAAQAPIISSYNDKIRPLLDVIDRLRLLNVMKEGIQLPTIVVVGDQSSGKSSVLESLAGVNLPRSQGICTRVPLIIRLQNHARPRSELYLEYSGKMVPVEEPQIATAINIATDEVAGPGKSISDIPLTLVVRKDGVPDLTMVDLPGITRVPVHGQPDNIYEQIRHIIIQYITPKESIILNVLSATVDFSTCESIRMSQQVDKNGERTLAVVTKVDRAPDGLVDKVTADDVNIGLGYICVRNRIGDESYEEARKEEARLFETNAHLSCIDKSIVGVHVLAEKLVQIQAKAIAKCLPAIVQNISAKLDANVSELEKMPKALTSIADATQAMMRIIQAAKESLKKLLWRGEFDEYPEDNTKHGTARLVEMLNQFSYELHNCEESNLSKDFLTEEIKGLEEAKGIELPNFLPCEAFLRILRRKVERISYLPIKFTEKYWDYIDNVMIFVLTRHSEMYYHLQVSAKGAAHNLVQKLREQSINRAKEIVEMEKLTGYTCNPDYMMEWNKLMDQQDHFINQISGTNMQPLPCCVNLQGLGEIPVEHLRQHSNVSILQQAFDLKMRMVGYWKIFKELIGPDGHGVEMMLVESPAVVAKREKLKNSIKVLKESKDSVAKIMDRIVFL; encoded by the exons ATGATTAGCTATGATGAAGCTGGTTCAGGGAGCATTGGTGTCATCAATGATTATGAAGATTCTCAACCAGCAACCCCTTCTATGGAACAACCTATGGTGGTGGGAGCAGCAGCAGCTCAAGCCCCAATTATTTCATCATACAATGACAAAATCCGACCTTTGCTTGATGTCATCGACAGGCTCAGGTTGCTCAATGTGATGAAAGAAGGCATACAGCTCCCCACAATTGTTGTGGTTGGAGACCAGTCATCAGGCAAGTCTAGTGTTCTTGAATCCTTGGCTGGTGTTAACCTTCCTCGTAGCCAGGGCATTTGCACCAGGGTACCTCTCATAATCAGGTTGCAGAACCATGCAAGGCCAAGGTCAGAGCTCTACTTGGAGTACAGTGGCAAAATGGTCCCAGTGGAGGAACCCCAGATTGCAACAGCCATAAACATTGCAACTGATGAGGTTGCAGGCCCGGGTAAGAGCATATCTGACATCCCTTTAACTTTGGTGGTGAGAAAAGATGGGGTTCCTGATCTTACCATGGTTGATCTTCCTGGAATTACCAGAGTTCCTGTCCATGGTCAGCCTGACAACATATATGAGCAGATCCGGCACATCATCATTCAGTACATAACACCAAAGGAAAGCATTATCCTTAATGTTCTGTCGGCTACGGTTGATTTTTCAACTTGTGAATCCATTAGGATGTCACAACAAGTTGACAAGAATGGTGAGAGAACTCTTGCCGTGGTTACTAAAGTAGATAGGGCCCCTGACGGGCTTGTTGACAAGGTTACTGCAGATGATGTGAATATAGGACTTGGTTATATTTGTGTTCGGAATCGGATTGGTGATGAATCCTATGAAGAAGCAAGGAAGGAAGAGGCTAGATTGTTCGAAACTAATGCACATTTGTCATGTATTGATAAATCAATTGTCGGTGTTCATGTTTTGGCTGAAAAGCTTGTCCAAATTCAAGCTAAAGCAATTGCAAAGTGCTTGCCAGCGATTGTTCAAAACATTAGTGCAAAGCTGGATGCAAATGTTTCAGAGCTAGAGAAAATGCCAAAGGCCTTAACTTCTATTGCTGATGCCACTCAAGCTATGATGAGGATCATTCAAGCAGCTAAAGAATCCCTCAAGAAACTTCTTTGGAGAGGGGAATTTGATGAATACCCCGAGGACAACACGAAGCACGGGACTGCTCGGCTTGTCGAAATGCTGAACCAGTTCTCCTATGAGCTCCACAACTGCGAGGAAAGTAATCTGTCAAAAGACTTTTTAACAGAAGAGATCAAGGGTTTGGAAGAAGCTAAGGGGATCGAACTACCGAACTTCCTTCCCTGTGAAGCATTCCTTCGTATCTTACGGAGAAAAGTTGAGAGGATATCGTATCTCCCTATCAAATTCACCGAAAAGTATTGGGATTACATAGACAATGTGATGATTTTTGTTTTGACGCGCCACTCGGAAATGTATTATCACCTCCAGGTATCCGCGAAAGGAGCTGCTCACAACCTTGTTCAAAAGCTGAGGGAGCAATCAATAAATAGGGCGAAAGAGATTGTAGAAATGGAGAAGCTAACAGGCTATACATGTAACCCTGATTACATGATGGAGTGGAATAAGCTCATGGACCAACAAGACCATTTCATAAACCAAATATCTGGAACAAACATGCAGCCGCTGCCTTGCTGTGTGAATCTCCAAGGTTTGGGGGAAATCCCAGTCGAACATCTCAGACAACACTCGAATGTTTCGATCCTGCAACAAGCTTTTGACCTGAAGATGAGAATGGTTGGTTATTGGAAGATATTTAAG GAGCTGATAGGACCAGATGGACATGGGGTAGAGATGATGCTGGTGGAATCTCCTGCCGTTGTTGCAAAGCGTGAGAAGCTTAAAAACAGCATCAAGGTGTTAAAGGAGTCCAAAGATAGTGTGGCCAAGATCATGGACAGGATTGTTTTTTTATGA
- the LOC108461849 gene encoding dynamin-related protein 4C-like isoform X2 gives MISYDEAGSGSIGVINDYEDSQPATPSMEQPMVVGAAAAQAPIISSYNDKIRPLLDVIDRLRLLNVMKEGIQLPTIVVVGDQSSGKSSVLESLAGVNLPRSQGICTRVPLIIRLQNHARPRSELYLEYSGKMVPVEEPQIATAINIATDEVAGPGKSISDIPLTLVVRKDGVPDLTMVDLPGITRVPVHGQPDNIYEQIRHIIIQYITPKESIILNVLSATVDFSTCESIRMSQQVDKNGERTLAVVTKVDRAPDGLVDKVTADDVNIGLGYICVRNRIGDESYEEARKEEARLFETNAHLSCIDKSIVGVHVLAEKLVQIQAKAIAKCLPAIVQNISAKLDANVSELEKMPKALTSIADATQAMMRIIQAAKESLKKLLWRGEFDEYPEDNTKHGTARLVEMLNQFSYELHNCEESNLSKDFLTEEIKGLEEAKGIELPNFLPCEAFLRILRRKVERISYLPIKFTEKYWDYIDNVMIFVLTRHSEMYYHLQVSAKGAAHNLVQKLREQSINRAKEIVEMEKLTGYTCNPDYMMEWNKLMDQQDHFINQISGTNMQPLPCCVNLQGLGEIPVEHLRQHSNVSILQQAFDLKMRMVGYWKIFKDQMDMG, from the exons ATGATTAGCTATGATGAAGCTGGTTCAGGGAGCATTGGTGTCATCAATGATTATGAAGATTCTCAACCAGCAACCCCTTCTATGGAACAACCTATGGTGGTGGGAGCAGCAGCAGCTCAAGCCCCAATTATTTCATCATACAATGACAAAATCCGACCTTTGCTTGATGTCATCGACAGGCTCAGGTTGCTCAATGTGATGAAAGAAGGCATACAGCTCCCCACAATTGTTGTGGTTGGAGACCAGTCATCAGGCAAGTCTAGTGTTCTTGAATCCTTGGCTGGTGTTAACCTTCCTCGTAGCCAGGGCATTTGCACCAGGGTACCTCTCATAATCAGGTTGCAGAACCATGCAAGGCCAAGGTCAGAGCTCTACTTGGAGTACAGTGGCAAAATGGTCCCAGTGGAGGAACCCCAGATTGCAACAGCCATAAACATTGCAACTGATGAGGTTGCAGGCCCGGGTAAGAGCATATCTGACATCCCTTTAACTTTGGTGGTGAGAAAAGATGGGGTTCCTGATCTTACCATGGTTGATCTTCCTGGAATTACCAGAGTTCCTGTCCATGGTCAGCCTGACAACATATATGAGCAGATCCGGCACATCATCATTCAGTACATAACACCAAAGGAAAGCATTATCCTTAATGTTCTGTCGGCTACGGTTGATTTTTCAACTTGTGAATCCATTAGGATGTCACAACAAGTTGACAAGAATGGTGAGAGAACTCTTGCCGTGGTTACTAAAGTAGATAGGGCCCCTGACGGGCTTGTTGACAAGGTTACTGCAGATGATGTGAATATAGGACTTGGTTATATTTGTGTTCGGAATCGGATTGGTGATGAATCCTATGAAGAAGCAAGGAAGGAAGAGGCTAGATTGTTCGAAACTAATGCACATTTGTCATGTATTGATAAATCAATTGTCGGTGTTCATGTTTTGGCTGAAAAGCTTGTCCAAATTCAAGCTAAAGCAATTGCAAAGTGCTTGCCAGCGATTGTTCAAAACATTAGTGCAAAGCTGGATGCAAATGTTTCAGAGCTAGAGAAAATGCCAAAGGCCTTAACTTCTATTGCTGATGCCACTCAAGCTATGATGAGGATCATTCAAGCAGCTAAAGAATCCCTCAAGAAACTTCTTTGGAGAGGGGAATTTGATGAATACCCCGAGGACAACACGAAGCACGGGACTGCTCGGCTTGTCGAAATGCTGAACCAGTTCTCCTATGAGCTCCACAACTGCGAGGAAAGTAATCTGTCAAAAGACTTTTTAACAGAAGAGATCAAGGGTTTGGAAGAAGCTAAGGGGATCGAACTACCGAACTTCCTTCCCTGTGAAGCATTCCTTCGTATCTTACGGAGAAAAGTTGAGAGGATATCGTATCTCCCTATCAAATTCACCGAAAAGTATTGGGATTACATAGACAATGTGATGATTTTTGTTTTGACGCGCCACTCGGAAATGTATTATCACCTCCAGGTATCCGCGAAAGGAGCTGCTCACAACCTTGTTCAAAAGCTGAGGGAGCAATCAATAAATAGGGCGAAAGAGATTGTAGAAATGGAGAAGCTAACAGGCTATACATGTAACCCTGATTACATGATGGAGTGGAATAAGCTCATGGACCAACAAGACCATTTCATAAACCAAATATCTGGAACAAACATGCAGCCGCTGCCTTGCTGTGTGAATCTCCAAGGTTTGGGGGAAATCCCAGTCGAACATCTCAGACAACACTCGAATGTTTCGATCCTGCAACAAGCTTTTGACCTGAAGATGAGAATGGTTGGTTATTGGAAGATATTTAAG GACCAGATGGACATGGGGTAG